cagttgcaaaatatgaggatattagaagttaccttggagttccatgacctgtataaaaacactcggccttcggcctcgtgtttttatatggtcatgaaactcctcggtaacttataatatccttatattttacaagagggggtacttaattcactatatcatttacaagatattcatggcttttgtgtattataaggatataatttacaggatattcatggtgcTGGCTGTTTAAGAGCTACACCGACTATCATTTTACTGTTTGTGGCAGATAAGAGGCTATAGCAATTATAGTAAGAAGTCATTTCTATGCAGATAATGGAATcaacttgtaaaaaaaacaaaaaatagaattcAAAAAGTTTTTGATCCAATTTCATCTTAGAAACTCACCCGTGAGGTGAAGGACATGCTACATTACCTTATCACACTCTTCTGTTAAGGCATTTTCCACAATGTTCGACTGCACAGGTCCAGGACAAATGTTGCTGATGATAATGTCGGGGTAAGTGGTCAATTCCGTTCTAAGACTGTTGAAAAATCCCTGAACAACATAATATTGGTTTGCAAGACTTGAttacatttcctttatttctaaCACAGTCCataataatttacaaaagggttAATGTGGCATTTAAGTTTGAATTTCATTAAAAACAATGGtacattttagtacattttttgtttatatagcaAAAATTTGGAACAAACATAAGAATCAATAAATGATATGAGACATGGTGGTATTataattaaaggagttgttcacctttaaagttagCATGGTGTACAGTGAAATGATCCCTACATTCCACggcacaggtattggatctgttatccggaaacccagtatctagaaagctctgaattatggaatggtggtctctccgttataatcaaatatttcatatttttataaattatttcctttttctgtgtaataataaaacagtcgcttgtactttatcccaactaaaatctaattaatccttattggaagcaaaaccagcctattgggtttatttaacatttatatgattttctagtggacataaaggggttgttcaccttttgatttaacttttaaaattctgagataatttgtaattggttttcgttttttatcaattgtggtttttgagttatctagctttttattcagcagctctccagctagcaatttcagcaatctggttgctaggatccacatttccctagcaaccatgcattgatttgaataggagactggaatatgaacaggagagggactgaatagaaaggtgagcaataaaatgtagcagcagcaatacatttgtagccttagagaggatttgtttttagatggggtcagtgaccctcatctgaAAGCTGGGATGAgtcggaagaaggcaaataattcaaaaacaacaaaaaataaataatgaagatcaattgaaaagttgatcaATTGATCTTACATATTTCTTCTATATTCTCCTCTGGTTGCCTGTTCTAGCTTTGACACCTGCTAGAATGCTTCTCCTATGGGCTGCCATATGTTTAGCTACATCTATGTCTAAGGGTAGAGCTCCATGAGCGATTTTCGACGGATCGACGCCCGGACGACGACAAGTTGGATGGAGTCGCACtcgtcaagatataattggactgaatgaaaagtggTAACAACTACACAGTCCGACTGTCGGATTAAGACGTTGATTTGTGCGTCCACATCTGACAGTTCTATCTCCTCGGAGTCCTATTAGAAACTTGATGTCTGcgtctccatccgacttgtcgcgtgCGTTTTGTCGCCGGGCATCAATCCGACGATGTAATGTCGTAATTTCAACAAGTTCACGTTTAGGTTAGCATCTGTGGCTTTGacataatgggggttatttatcaaggtccgaatttatctcagtatttctaatatccaactccgaattcccgaatgaaccttatttataaagaaaaatagggtcgagcaaacttcggagctttccccaaaaCTCCGAACTGTTCGCAAAAACgatgattttttttggagttttcagagttttttgagCAGAAATCccgaaatcatcagatatcggtacggacatcagcacaaacactgggaccttccccattgacttatacaggacctcaagagcttttagatgccggggttttggatttggagtttttagactttaataaatctccgaAAACTagaaattatttgaggttcggatattcggaccttgataaataacccccagtttgTTCAAATGTTCATTgccaaatataaattattataaacaaaTTACACTGGGACTTTTTATGACGTGAGTGGACCCATTCCTAGGAAATAGGGACTAATGAGAACCTTAAGTGTGAAAACACATGGATCTACACATGGAGCTACTAGTCACTGCTacttaaaatgacaaaaaaaatcctacctatcccaacattagggatgcaccgaatccaggattcggttcaggattcggccaggattcggccgaatccctacCTACCATatacaatactgagaattgcctctgttattgtctattttgtagcagttacaagtagctgctactagaagCTTTATCTGTCTTCACACTACTGTATTAGGCATTTTAGGGGTGTTTCTCTGCCagaggggaaaaacacaattggaGGAGATACTGCGGCTAAGGAAATAGGTTAAACAGTAACTACAGAAAGAAAGAATGTGTGGTTATATGACTTCTATACTTTCAACTTCCAGCTTTTCAACtgcttttaggaaaaaaaaaaaaaaatgccccactGAATTTGGAAAGTAATTTAGTCTTAAGACTTACCTGGAGGGCATGTTTGCTGGCAGAGTATCCAGTTGATAGAGGTGCTCCAATGAGACCTACAGCGCTGCTTATGTTGACAATTCTCCCCCTTTTCCTCTCTATCATGTGCTGGAGAACCTGCTTGGTGATAGAAATTGTCCCCAAATAATTTAGTTCAATCAATGCTCGGAATACATCTAGATTAGTTTCTACAAACAAGGATCGCTGCCATCGTcctgcattatttattaaaatatcgaTCTGGAGAAGGAAAAATACACAAGTGATAATATTGCAGAATACGAACAGAGATGTAAAAGAtggattttctctctctctctcatatatatatatatatatatatatatatatatatatatatatatatatatatatatatatatatatatatagacaattacaaaagtcctcagcactcaacccattatcaatatatttaagacagagacattttgtgctactgctactgaaaaatgccttaccctttaaacaacacagggattgtttgtccatatattgcaatatatttaagctggccaactacgtcaaagtcatcccatatctggccagtcctatgcttaattgtcatctgattcattaagaattctattgcttcattatacattttacaaagggactaagttttacctgcaacttacttgctgctttcaaagtaaaactcccaaacttggctgcccttttattggacaccagtgggatcacctgactatagctggagggggtgggagcttcaacatggagctggtcactgctcttgtagaactataacgaacaagggaaagttgtgctcaccactagtttttaaaaccattaggcgggggtgcaatgaggctgtgaccacaaaatacatatagacaattacaaaagtcctctgcactcaaaccattagcaatatatttaagacagagatattttgtgcatactgctactgaaaaatgccttaccctttaaacaaaacagggattgtttgtccatatattgcaatatatttaagctggccaactacctcaaagtcatcccatatctggccagtcctatgctcaattgtcatctgattcattaagaattctattgcttcattatacattttacaaagggacgactatgttttacctgcaacttactggctgctttatatatatatattctatggaGCAAGTGTCCACTCTAAAAGATTAACCAGTTCGATAGGTTGGACAGCAACCTATCAGACATTTCCTTTTCATTAGACTGATTGCCATGATAACAGTGAACTCCTGATTAGTTGCTACTGGTTACTACACGACACCAAAGCCCTACTATGACATACTTTTACATTCCTACTCAGTCTACATTTAATCCTGCTGCAAAACAAGGTGACAGACATCTAACAAGTTATAACAGGGACTGTCAAAGTGCAGCTCTCTTGCTTATGCTAAACTACAGGTCCCACAAGCCTATAGCACACAGGGGGCAATAGGTTTAACATCTTTAACATAGAAGACATTATAATAAGCAGCGACGTAACTAACACGAGCGCATTGTAGAGAAATACTTACTCGACCAAAATGCTGCAAGGCTTTCTCTGTGGCTTCTTTATGCATACTCATTTGGGTCATATCAAGAGGAAGAATCAGGATGTCTTGGTCCTCTAAACTGCTGATTTCTGTAATTTacccacaaaatacatttagaggcccatttatttaaGATcaagattaaactctatttctctaaaaccacaaatgtcttgaaagttattaaaagatccccatataaaaagtacaaacggaaaaaagtgcggaaaaaaaaaaaaataacaatacgaATAcatcaaaaacctataaaaatgagagtttttctagcaaatacaataaaaaaaaaatctaaaaacctcttAAAGTCTGAAAGGTTAAAacaggtccaataggatcagcgagCTCTCACTGACTTCTATGGCACATTGACTGCGTAAGTAAACTTAATAAATcgtacattttttgagttttaaagaaatataacttatatatatatatatatatatatatatatatatatatatatatatatatatatatatatatatatatatatatataatataacataacagaaaagataacacacatttttttttaaaaaggattttattttgcattttgaaacaaacaaCATACTTAATAACAGACAATGTAGGTGTTGATGATGAAAAGTGCAATTGGTCACGCAGGACCACAACATATCAGATTAAGACATTCAGGCACATTTGGAGCATAGAGTCTGCTACGTGTTAAGCTAATGTGAGTATTACATGTTACTTCCAATTTTCCACAGGATTTGAGCTTACATAGGATTCAATTTGCTGAAAAAGTAatagttatattacatatatattctcTCATATACATGCATTTATTGAGATCCTGGGTCTACTTCGGGACAGAGCTCTAACCAGGGTTCCCAGATTTTCCCAAACTTTTCCGGGCACTGTCTGGCTATGTATGTTAGTTTTATCATCGGGAGCCTGGTATTGATCAGATTAACCCATTGCTTTACTGTGGGGGGTTGTGGGCTCATCCATGTCATGGCAATCTGCTTTTTGGCGTAAAATAGAAGGGGTTTTAGTAAACACCGTGTTTTATTCAGAGGTGCCAATTCGTCCACCAGTCCCAGTAGGCACACCTCTGGTGTTAGTGCTTCAGGGAGCAGAATTTCATTAGTCAGGTAGGCTATCACCTTGGCCCAGAATCTTTGTACCAGGGGGCATGACctaatcaaatgaaaaaaatcagtgtCCGGGTGCTGGCATTTTGGACAGTTTCCATTGGGACTTTTGCCCATGGCTTTTATTGGAGCAATATACGTACAATGTATGATACGGAATTGTACCATCCTATCTTTTGTAGAAATTAGAAATCTGTAGAGTTCCCCTATTGCATCTTCCCACATATCATCATCTAGAGCAGGAATGAGGTCATTCCATTTGGTTTTTGCTTTGTTAAATGGACTATTGATGGTGGATATCAGTATCTTGTACAGCCCCGAGAACAGCTTTCGTGGATTTGGGTCCCGAAGCCTGTCTTCATGCAGTTGGGTATTTGTACAGATTGCCAGGCTACCAAATTGGGCCGCAAATGCGTGTCTGAGTTGGACATATCGGTGCCAGGCTATGTTTGGGTGGTTCAGTTTAGTCGCTAGTTGGGTAAGAGTCGGGAAGGTACCGTTAACTAAGAGATCTGATAGGTGTCTGACCCCTAATTTTGGCCAGTACTTAAAGTCCAGTAGATGAAGTAGGTGCTGCAGATTGGAGTTTCTCCATAGTGGGGTATAGAGGGATGGAGGGCTTGCAGCTTTTGAAAGAACTTTAGTGGCAAGTATCCAGGCTCTTTGCGGGCAGCTTAGTGTGTGGGGCAGTTCAGGGGTGTCTTTGGTTTTCCTGTAGGGCGTATTTCTAATTGCTTCGAGAGAGCCCACCAGCGTGGCGTGTAAAGCTGTGAGTGTGTTTTCGGGGTTAAACCAGTTATGTATGAACGCTAGTTGACTTGAATAGTAATACATTTGCAGATGCAGAAGGGCTAATCCCCCCCTTATCCAATGGAGCCTGGAGTGTTAGCCTGTTgactctagttttttttttgcccaaataaaGGGGAAGAGAATAGCATCAATGCATTTAAAGACCTGCGGGGGTATCCATATTGGGGCATTCTGCAGGAAGTATAGGAATTTGGGTAGGTATACCATTTTAAATAGGTTGACCCTGCCCCAGACCGTTAGAGGTAAGCCGGCCCATTGGCTGACAGTGTTTTTGAAACCTTGTATCACTGGATCAATGTTTTCTGTTACATAGTTTTGTGTGCTTGGCGAGATAATCACACCAAGGTATTTAAAGCTGGATACCCACCGCAGCCCCTGAATTGCACCTGTTCTCTGTGCAGATTCTAGAGTAAATAAGATTGACTTCCCTTTATTTATAACCAGACCGCTGTATGTGCCAAACTTGTCAGCTAGGCAGAGCGCCAGTGTGAGTGAGTCATGTGGGTCTGCTAGGAGCAGTAGAAGATCATCCGCATATAGTgcaattttttcctctaacttcCCATATTTGAGTCCATTGATTTCAGGGGTTTGTCGGACCATAATGGCATAGGGTTCTATCGCTAAGGCAAaaaggaggggagagagggggcagccctgtctggtgCCTCGGGTGAGAGGGAAGGCTCTGGAGAGAGTGTTATTGACTCTGACTTGCGCAACTGGGTGTAGGTAGAGGAGTTTAAGCCAGGCTATGAAGGTAGGGCCTATGCCAAACCTCTCTAGGGTTTTCCATAGGTAGGACCATTCAACCGTGTCAAAGGCTTTAGTGGCGTCCAATGCCGCTATGAGTCTGGTACCTCCATTCGTATGAGTGGTTTGCATATGGGTATGTAATCTGCGTAAGTTTATAGCCGTACTTTTATTTGGCATAAAGCCTGTTTGGTCTGGGTGGACAATAGAGGTTATAACTTTGTTAAGGCATTTGGAGAGAATTTTGGCCAGAATTTTGACGTCATAAGTGAAATGGGACGGTAGGAGTTGCAGAGGTATGGGTCCTTTCCCTCCTTTGGTATAAACACAATCAGTGCAGAGTAGAAGGACTGAGGGAGGGAGCCTGTGGTGTGAGCCTCTAGAAGAGTGGTATGGAGTTGCGGGGCAAGTGTTTCACTAAGAAGTCTGTACCAGGCTACCGGAAGTCCGTCAAGGCCTGGGGTCTTCCCTGATGGGAGATTGCCAATGGCATCTACTACCTCTCCTAGCGTAATTGGGCCATCTAGATAGGAGGATTCTGCTCTGGAAAGGGGATATTTTGAAAGAACTGTTCTAGTTCGGTGTCAGAGTATTTGACTCGTGAGGTGTATAGGTCAAAAGTGGCATGCAAATATTTCCGCCATTTCTGTTGGGTCAGAGGTATATAGGCCTGCAGTTGTTTTGATTCTGGGAATCCGTGTAGACGGTTGGATCGCTTTCGCTAGGTATGCTAAGGTCTTCCCATTTTTATCTCCTTGGTCAAAGGATCTCTGGGCTGCATACAGTAACTTTTTTCTGGTAATAGCCGTTTGTGCTAGTTCTAAGTTTCTTTGGGCAAGTACCAGTGCCTGGTGGTTAGCATCCTCCTCCCTATCACCGTATGTTCGCTCTGCTTCCCAGACCCTCTCCTCTGCCTCAGTGACAGCCTGTTTATTGCGTACCCCAGCAATTGCCGAAATAAGTGTGCCCCTGGCAGCTGCCTTGGACGCCTCCCAGACcatattagagctactggttcctGCATTAAAACCCCAATATGCAGTGTATTCAAATATACATATCTCTGTCACCTCTGTGCTGTTGAGCCATAGGGGGGATAGTCTCCAAAGAGAGTGCCCCTGCCTTGGTGTAATGCCAATCAGTAGTTGCAGGGGGGCATGATCTGACAAGGCTCTTGGGAGGTAAGTGGTGTCTGTTACCCAATGTGTAAAGTCTGTAGATGCGATGGCCATAGCTAACCGTGACAAGGTATGTTTCCCTACCGTATGACAGGAGAATTGCTTTCCCAGGGGGTTTTTAAGCCTCCATATGTCTAATAGCCCTAGAGCTTCAGTCCATTGTTTTAGTGGGCCAGGTTGGTGTGTTGCAGAGGGGTGCCTGTCAATTTGAGGGTCCATTACCGTATTCCAGTCTCCAATAATACATAGCGGGTTGGGGATGTATAGTGACACCTTGGTAAATACTAGATCTAGTGTCTCCCTACTGAAGGGGGGTGGCATATATAGGTTAACCAGTACCATTTCTTGCAGTGGAGAACTATGAATCGCCCATAGTGGTCAGTGGTTAGATCTAGGAGCTCAAATTGTAAAGTTTTACGGATTAGTACAGATACTCCTCTGGAGTGAGTGGAATAGTGTGAGTGATAGGCATACCAACCCACCGTTTCCTAAGTGCTAGTAGTTTTTGTCCTACCAGATGCGTCTCTTGCAGTAGGAGTATGTCTGGCTTGTATCTGGCTACATAGTCAAATACTAGGGCCCtcttaaattttgagttcagACCTCGAAAGTTTAATGACATTAACTTTATGTCCCCCATAATAAGTTTGAATAGTGGCTGACAGACTGGTGTCTTATTGGGGTTTGACTTTTGCTCCAGTCAGTTTTTGTTGTGGTAGAGTGCTTTGGGTACATATGTCTGTTAAACATCAAACAATAGACAAACAAACAGTCCCTTCCCTCCCTGCCCACCCCCCCAAACCTGGGTGGGCCTATACCCATAACAATTACATGACATGGGGAGTGTTGCTGTGGAAGCCTGATCAGCGCTCCTTCTTAACCCATAAACATGAAAATATAACAGTAGTGAGCAACAAATGCAATAACATCTTGTTCAAAAATGCAAATGGGATGCCGTATGTCGCGGCCTCCCATGCACCTGTTGTGTTGACCGGCACAACTCTGATGAGAGTGAGATCAGGATGTAACTTTGTAAGCAATGTGTAGCCCCATAACCAGGAGCATGTAATCTGGCACCAGCAATAGTCTCTATGTGCCAGGGTGCAATGATCTAGTACCCCCAAGTACTAAAGTCTGACAATAAGGGGTCCAGTAAATGTTTATCCGTTCCACTTGAGTATATATAAAGGCTGGGCCCTATCATGTCCGTACTTCATAGGTGGGATCGGTGGTGGGGACCGCAGCCATTTACCGAGGTGGTTAGCAAGGGATCAATGTTGGGGGGGCAGCCCGTTGGGCCATGGATATGTGTGTGAGGAAGACTGTAACTTACAATAGGGGTGCATAGTAACAGCTACTCACCAATATGGCAGTATGTCGACAGACTCAAATTATACCGATGGGGCACACTATGTGCAGAATGTCCGGTTTTTAAGGTATTATTCTTCAGCTTAGTTGTGGGGTGGTGATCTCCCGGGTTATTTCCGGGAGATCCAATCGTCGGCTTCTGTGGGTGTGCTGAAAATTTGGACTCTGTCGCCTTCCTGTACGCGTAGTTTAGTGGGGTAGATCATACTGTATGGAATTTTAGCATCTCGAAGCCTCTTCTTGAT
This Xenopus laevis strain J_2021 chromosome 8S, Xenopus_laevis_v10.1, whole genome shotgun sequence DNA region includes the following protein-coding sequences:
- the LOC108699750 gene encoding dehydrogenase/reductase SDR family member 7 isoform X4, producing MAESALSMDLGLCLSLLVTCSLLYFLIQFIRLIMADSDLTLQWAEYFGHTPEISSLEDQDILILPLDMTQMSMHKEATEKALQHFGRIDILINNAGRWQRSLFVETNLDVFRALIELNYLGTISITKQVLQHMIERKRGRIVNISSAVGLIGAPLSTGYSASKHALQGFFNSLRTELTTYPDIIISNICPGPVQSNIVENALTEECDKVLSIKTDQSHKMATERCARLVLITAANNLKETWISGQPFLMGYYLWQYTPTWAWWLTAKVGERRIKNFKSGVDADSSYFTKKSK